From a single Anomaloglossus baeobatrachus isolate aAnoBae1 chromosome 4, aAnoBae1.hap1, whole genome shotgun sequence genomic region:
- the SKP1 gene encoding S-phase kinase-associated protein 1 → MPSIKLQSSDGEIFEVDVEIAKQSVTIKTMLEDLGMDDEGDDDPVPLPNVNAAILKKVIQWCTHHKDDPPPPEDDENKEKRTDDIPVWDQEFLKVDQGTLFELILAANYLDIKGLLDVTCKTVANMIKGKTPEEIRKTFNIKNDFTEEEEAQVRKENQWCEEK, encoded by the exons ATGCCTTCTATAAAATTGCAGAGCTCCGATGGCGAGATCTTCGAAGTAGATGTAGAAATTGCAAAGCAATCCGTTACCATCAAGACCATGCTGGAAG ATCTGGGCATGGATGATGAAGGGGATGATGATCCTGTGCCACTTCCTAATGTTAATGCAGCAATTCTCAAGAAG GTGATCCAGTGGTGCACCCACCACAAAGATGACCCTCCCCCACCAGAGGATGATGAGAATAAGGAGAAGAGGACAGATGATATTCCCGTATGGGACCAGGAATTTCTTAAAGTAGACCAAGGAACTCTATTTGAACTTATCCTG GCTGCCAACTATTTGGATATTAAAGGACTTCTTGATGTAACCTGCAAAACCGTGGCAAACATGATTAAAGGCAAAACGCCAGAAGAAATTCGGAAGACATTTAATATTAAAAACGACTTTACTGAAGAGGAAGAGGCACAG